In Aspergillus oryzae RIB40 DNA, chromosome 6, one genomic interval encodes:
- a CDS encoding DNA-directed RNA polymerase II core subunit RPB2 (RNA polymerase II, second largest subunit), with protein MADYDDAYEDEFYDDMEEGITSEDCWTVISSFFDTKGLVSQQLDSFDEFISSTMQELVEEQGQVTLDQTLPPDEDEVDPVVVRRYELKFGTVMLSRPSVTEGDGATTIMLPQEARLRNLTYASPLYLGITKRIMEGRERSVADRDDEEIEEDEDRKARGTYLQWEQKELPADQAKEETVFIGKVPIMLKSKYCILKDLSEQALYNWNECPYDSGGYFIINGSEKVLIAQERSAGNTVQVFKKAPPSPTPYVAEIRSAVEKGSRLLSQLSLKLFAKGDSAKGGFGPTIRSTLPYVKTDIPIVVVFRALGVVSDEDILNHICYDRNDTPMLEMLKPCIEEGFVIQDREVALDFIAKRGSSQSSMNHERRVRYAREIMQKELLPHISQSEGSETRKAFFLGYMVHRLLQCALGRRDVDDRDHFGKKRLDLAGPLLANLFRVLFTRVTRDLQRYVQRCVETNREIYLNIGIKASTLTGGLKYALATGNWGEQKKAASAKAGVSQVLSRYTYASTLSHLRRTNTPIGRDGKIAKPRQLHNTHWGLVCPAETPEGQACGLVKNLALMCYVTVGTPSEPIIDFMIQRNMEVLEEFEPQVTPNATKVFVNGVWVGIHRDPAHLVNTMQSLRRRNMISHEVSLIRDIREREFKIFTDAGRVCRPLFVIDNDPKSENCGGLVLNKEHIRKLEQDKELPPDLDPEDRRERYFGWDGLVRSGVVEYVDAEEEETIMISMTPEDLEISKQLQAGYALPEEELDPNKRVRSILSQKAHTWTHCEIHPSMILGVCASIIPFPDHNQSPRNTYQSAMGKQAMGVFLTNFDQRMETMANILYYPQKPLATTRSMEFLRFRELPAGQNAIVAIACYSGYNQEDSVVMNQSSIDRGLFRSLFYRTYTDSEKMVGLTVVERFEKPMRQDTIGMRKGTYDKLDEDGIIAPGVRVSGEDIIIGKTAPLAPDAEELGQRTKAHTKLDVSTPLRSTESGIVDQVLVSTSNDDLKFVKVRMRTTKIPQIGDKFASRHGQKGTIGITYRQEDMPFSREGVAPDLVINPHAIPSRMTIAHLIECQLSKVSALRGFEGDATPFTDVTVDSVSRLLREHGYQSRGFEVMYNGHTGRKLVAQVFLGPTYYQRLRHMVDDKIHARARGPTQILTRQPVEGRARDGGLRFGEMERDCMIAHGASAFLKERLFDVSDPFRVHICDDCGLMTPVAKLKKGLFECRLCNNKHRISQVHIPYAAKLLFQELASMNIAARMFTNRSGVSVR; from the exons ATGGCTGACTATGATGATGCTTACGAGGATGAGTTTTAcgatgatatggaagagGGGATCACCTCGGAGGATTGCTGGACCGTCATctcgtctttcttcgataCGAAGGGTTTAGTCTCGCAGCAGCTGGATTCTTTCGATGAATTCatttcatcaacaatgcaagAACTGGTGGAGGAACAAGGCCAAGTAACACTCGATCAGACACTTCCGcccgacgaagatgaagtcgaCCCCGTTGTTGTCCGTCGCTATGAGCTCAAGTTCGGAACAGTTATGCTTTCCCGTCCCTCCGTCACTGAGGGTGATGGTGCCACCACTATCATGTTGCCCCAGGAAGCTCGTCTCCGAAATCTCACCTACGCTAGTCCCCTCTATCTCGGCATTACAAAGCGAATCATGGAAGGCAGAGAGCGGTCAGTTGCTGACCGTGAcgacgaggagattgaggaagatgaagacagaAAGGCTCGTGGCACCTACCTCCAGtgggagcagaaggagctgCCCGCCGATCAAGCCAAAGAGGAAACCGTTTTCATCGGAAAAGTGCCTATCATGCTCAAATCAAAGTATTGTATTCTTAAGGACCTCAGCGAGCAGGCTCTGTACAATTGGAATGAATGCCCTTACGACTCCGGTGGTTatttcatcatcaacggAAGCGAAAAGGTTTTGATTGCCCAGGAGCGAAGTGCAGGTAACACGGTCCAGGTTTTCAAGAAAGCACCACCGAGTCCAACACCATATGTCGCGGAAATTCGAAGTGCCGTCGAGAAGGGATCTCGACTTCTTTCTCAACTCTCTCTCAAGTTGTTCGCTAAGGGTGATAGTGCAAAGGGTGGATTCGGCCCTACTATCAGGTCCACTTTGCCCTACGTGAAGACGGACATTCCGATCGTTGTCGTTTTCAGAGCGCTCGGTGTGGTCTCTGACGAGGACATTCTTAACCACATTTGCTACGATCGTAACGATACCCCTATGTTGGAAATGCTAAAGCCTTGTATTGAAGAGGGTTTCGTTATTCAAGATCGTGAAGTTGCTTTGGACTTCATTGCTAAGCGTGGCTCTTCCCAGTCAAGCATGAATCATGAGCGTCGTGTGAGATACGCGCGTGAAATTATGCAGAAGGAGCTTCTTCCTCATATTTCACAGAGCGAAGGTAGTGAGACTCGGAAggcattcttcttgggtTATATGGTGCACAGACTTCTGCAGTGTGCTCTGGGCCGCCGGGATGTTGATGACCGTGATCACTTCGGAAAAAAGCGTCTCGATCTTGCAGGCCCCCTTCTGGCGAACCTTTTCCGTGTTTTGTTTACCCGAGTTACTCGTGATCTCCAGCGTTACGTCCAGAGATGTGTTGAGACCAACAGAGAGATTTACCTCAATATTGGTATCAAGGCCAGTACACTGACTGGTGGCTTGAAGTACGCCCTTGCTACTGGTAATTGGGGcgaacagaagaaggccgcaaGTGCTAAGGCTGGCGTGTCGCAAGTGCTCAGTCGTTATACCTACGCTTCTACTTTGTCACATCTTCGCCGAACCAATACGCCTATTGGTCGTGATGGTAAAATTGCTAAACCCCGCCAGCTTCACAATACTCATTGGGGGTTGGTTTGTCCAGCAGAGACTCCTGAAGGTCAGGCCTGTGGTCTGGTCAAGAACTTGGCCCTCATGTGTTATGTCACTGTTGGTACACCCAGCGAACCTATCATTGACTTCATGATTCAGCGTAACATGGAAGTTCTTGAGGAGTTTGAGCCTCAGGTCACTCCCAACGCAACGAAGGTCTTCGTCAATGGAGTGTGGGTCGGTATCCATAGAGATCCCGCCCATCTTGTCAATACGATGCAGTCACTGCGGCGACGAAATATGATCTCCCACGAGGTCAGTTTGATTCGTGATATCCGTGAGCGGGAgttcaagatcttcaccgATGCTGGACGTGTTTGCAGGCCGTTGTTCGTCATTGACAATGACCCGAAGAGCGAAAATTGCGGTGGTTTGGTGTTGAACAAAGAGCACATCCGCAAGTTGGAACAAGACAAAGAATTACCACCCGACCTCGACCCTGAGGATCGTAGAGAACGTTACTTTGGATGGGATGGGTTAGTGAGATCGGGTGTGGTAGAGTATGTtgacgccgaagaagaggagacgaTCATGATTTCCATGACACCGGAAGACCTGGAAATTTCCAAACAGCTTCAGGCTGGCTACGCCCTTCCTGAAGAAGAGCTCGATCCCAACAAGCGCGTCCGCTCTATACTGAGCCAGAAGGCACATACTTGGACACACTGTGAGATTCATCCTAGTATGATTCTCGGAGTTTGTGCTAGTATCATTCCATTCCCTGATCACAATCAATCGCCCCGTAACACATACCAGTCTGCTATGGGTAAACAAGCTATGGGTGTGTTCTTGACGAACTTCGATCAGCGTATGGAGACGATGGCGAATATTCTCTACTACCCTCAGAAGCCACTAGCGACAACACGGTCAATGGAGTTCCTGCGATTCCGTGAATTGCCAGCCGGTCAGAACGCCATCGTTGCCATTGCTTGCTATTCCGGTTACAACCAGGAAGATTCAGTTGTTATGAACCAAAGCAGTATTGATCGTGGTCTTTTCCGCAGTCTTTTCTACCGTACTTACACGGACAGCGAGAAGATGGTTGGTTTGACGGTTGTTGAACGCTTTGAGAAGCCAATGCGACAGGATACGATTGGCATGAGAAAGGGTACTTATGATAAactggacgaagatggtaTCATTGCTCCTGGCGTACGTGTCTCTGGTGAGGATATTATTATTGGTAAAACGGCCCCTCTAGCTCCCGACGCGGAGGAGCTCGGCCAGAGAACCAAAGCCCATACCAAACTGGACGTTTCCACGCCCCTTAGGAGTACTGAGAGCGGTATTGTGGATCAGGTTCTGGTGTCCACCAGCAATGATGACTTGAAGTTCGTAAAGGTCCGTATGAGGACTACCAAAATCCCTCAGATTGGAGACAAGTTCGCTTCGCGTCACGGACAGAAGGGTACCATTGGTATTACCTACCGTCAGGAAGACATGCCGTTCTCTCGAGAAGGTGTTGCGCCTGATTTAGTCATCAACCCTCACGCCATTCCCTCGCGTATGACTATTGCTCACTTGATTGAGTGCCAGCTTAGTAAGGTATCAGCCCTGCGTGGCTTTGAGGGTGATGCAACACCTTTTACCGATGTTACTGTCGATTCTGTCTCTCGTCTACTTCGCGAGCACGGCTACCAGTCTCGCGGATTCGAGGTAATGTACAATGGCCATACCGGCCGGAAGCTAGTGGCGCAGGTGTTCTTGGGACCTACGTACTACCAACGTCTGCGACACATGGTCGATGACAAGATTCATGCCCGTGCTCGTGGACCGACTCAGATTTTGACTAGACAGCCCGTGGAAGGTCGTGCCCGTGATGGTGGTCTCCGATTCGGAGAGATGGAACGTGATTGTATGATCGCCCATGGAGCAAGTGCCTTCCTAAAGGAACGTCTCTTTGACGTTTCTGACCCGTTCCGCGTCCACATCTGCGATGACTGCGGATTAATGACGCCAGTTGC TAAACTGAAGAAGGGACTTTTCGAGTGTCGACTGTGCAACAATAAGCACAGGATTTCGCAGGTGCATATCCCTTATGCCGCCAAGCTTCTGTTCCAAGAGCTGGCCTCGATGAACATTGCCGCCCGCATGTTTACCAACCGTTCCGGCGTTTCCGTGCGGTGA
- a CDS encoding uncharacterized protein (predicted protein), with translation MLPNLGILILPLLALPTSGDVADDKIAEYKKWWWPNCTEYSVVEKDGTESFFKATCPDGTGNNVTTELDLKPCCDDLLKEKDETYIEKCILRNGPPEQKELGCFVYKDNPDNSKWTRLTWWDKPHVTVEDGVLTCYDHKGERV, from the exons ATGCTTCCCAATCTCGGTATCTTGATTTTACCACTACTAGCATTACCTACTAGCGGCGACGTTGCAGATGACAAGATTGCTGAATACAAGAAGTGGTGGTGGCCCAACTGCACCGAGTATAGCGTTGTTGAAAAAGACGGAACAGAATCCTTCTTCAAAGCAACATGCCCTGACGGAACTGGAAACAACGTTACCACTGAGTTGGACCTCAAACCATGTTGCGACGATCtactgaaggagaaagacGA AACATATATTGAAAAATGCATATTGCGTAACGGGCCTCCAGAACAGAAGGAACTAGGTTGCTTTGTCTATAAAGACAACCCCGATAACTCCAAATGGACACGGCTGA CATGGTGGGATAAACCACACGTGactgttgaagatggtgtcCTTACTTGCTACGATCACAAAGGAGAACGTGTCTGA
- a CDS encoding uncharacterized protein (predicted protein) — protein MASNPLTALYKEKNGSKITTDIYIPQTQSNKNVNVKYPVLINIHGGAFMLGNSRMVSIPQIEDCLSRGWIVVVPNHRLCPGVNILEGPVEDCRDLLTWVYDGRLEGFLRDQGVGMGYDVPKPPRAILDFYGAVHFTHPFWTKPLPHVAEKLSPGLSPEFMNRVYEEDPVPTDSSISLEGQTESGRAKGPDFSRPRDAFAFMQIANGRVLSACFPGRDVREIDPVCCIRERFPPTCVVHGVEDRMVPIYLSRELVRVLEENGTECEMVEVPGEDHTFAMGMEVGSRTWELQRRGFDFLEMVINRE, from the exons atggcatCCAACCCACTAACAGCCCTctacaaagagaaaaacgGCTCGAAAATAACAACAGACATCTACATACCCCAAACTCAATCTAACAAGAATGTAAATGTAAAATACCCTGTCT TAATCAACATCCACGGCGGAGCATTCATGCTCGGCAACTCACGCATGGTCTCCATCCCCCAGATCGAGGACTGTCTATCCCGGGGCTGGATTGTAGTGGTCCCCAACCATCGTCTCTGTCCCGGGGTGAATATCCTCGAGGGCCCGGTGGAGGATTGTCGGGATCTCCTGACCTGGGTGTATGATGGTAGACTGGAGGGGTTTCTACGCGATCAGGGGGTGGGAATG GGCTACGACGTCCCCAAACCACCGAGAGCAATTCTCGATTTCTACGGCGCAGTCCATTTCACACATCCCTTCTGGACCAAACCCCTCCCGCATGTAGCTGAGAAGTTATCCCCGGGTCTGTCCCCGGAGTTTATGAACCGGGTTTACGAGGAGGATCCGGTTCCCACGGATAGTTCTATCTCGCTCGAGGGCCAGACGGAGTCTGGACGGGCTAAGGGGCCGGACTTTTCGCGTCCGCGGGATGCGTTTGCGTTTATGCAGATTGCGAACGGGCGGGTGTTGAGTGCTTGTTTTCCTGGGCGGGATGTGAGGGAGATTGATCCTGTGTGCTGCATTCGGGAGAGGTTTCCTCCTACGTGTGTTGTGCATGGGGTTGAGGATCGGATGGTTCCAATTTACTTGAGTAGGGAGTTGGTGAGGGTTCTGGAGGAGAACGGAACAGAGTGTGAGATGGTAGAAGTTCCCGGGGAGGATCATACGTTTGCGATGGGAATGGAGGTTGGGTCTAGGACTTGGGAGTTGCAGAGAAGGGGGTTTGAtttcttggagatggttATTAATCGAGAGTAG
- the esdC gene encoding GTP-binding protein EsdC (predicted protein), which produces MSAVQLKFTLRTSSNVKTVHLLGSWDNYSRQIPLSRDEGKPGSWVGKFRFQTSMLKLGGRYWYYYIMDGYHVSHDPAVEYTIEPTTGRKLNILDVPGGSKKSSSSAQKPRRTSDEVVKGRAPSPSKIHHPKPSKPYASRQIRETDFAPTMEDLSMRFAGSRLSDEYSLSNSPPSSVGSSLSSRSSRSSGSTSPSSLSSMSDPASVCRCERYGITRKGDRVKLDCGGSRCGYVTESSEASCSESDSDEEYRRARRGVRRQGIVVRR; this is translated from the exons ATGTCCGCTGTGCAACTCAAGTTCACTCTTCGGACTTCGTCCAATGTCAAGACTGTCCACCTGCTTGGCTCTTGGGACAACTACTCCCGCCAGATCCCCCTCTCCAGGGATGAGGGCAAGCCCGGTTCATGGGTTGGCAAGTTCCGCTTCCAGACCTCCATGCTTAAGCTCGGCGGCCGCTACTGGTACTAT TACATCATGGATGGATACCACGTCTCCCATGATCCCGCCGTTGAGTACACCATTGAGCCAACCACCGGCCGCAAGCTGAACATCCTCGATGTTCCCGGAGGTAGCAAgaaatccagctcttctgccCAGAAGCCCAGAAGGACCTCCGATGAGGTCGTGAAGGGCCGTGCTCCGTCCCCGTCGAAGATCCATCATCCCAAGCCCTCCAAGCCCTACGCCTCCCGCCAAATCCGGGAGACCGACTTCGCTCCTACCATGGAGGACCTCTCCATGCGCTTTGCGGGATCCCGCCTGTCAGACGAGTACTCCCTTTCCAACAGCCCCCCCAGCTCAGTTGGCTCATCCCtgtcttctcggtcttctcGGTCCTCTGGCAGCACCTCTCCCTCATCGCTGTCTTCCATGAGTGACCCAGCTAGCGTCTGCCGCTGCGAGCGCTATGGCATCACTCGGAAGGGCGACCGCGTCAAGCTCGACTGCGGTGGTAGTCGTTGTGGCTATGTCACCGAGTCGTCTGAGGCTAGCTGCTCCGAGTCCGACAGTGACGAGGAGTACCGCCGGGCCCGCCGGGGTGTTCGTCGCCAGGGTATTGTTGTGCGTCGGTAA
- a CDS encoding beta-catenin-like protein 1 (uncharacterized conserved protein): protein MTSIDELFKKPTSAASAKRKLDATTDPNELYKAAKLDVNGDVKSKGKEPMVEDENDDDGEAGPELPPDFDAEDIPDDEEGRFFGGGMERQTAQAMQYIDQQEEGDVAPEKFDTTWLRRFALNFEKKISKNAELRGKYENDPQKFMASEADLDSEIKGLSILSEHPELYAEFSKLGCVSSLISLLSHENADIAIDAIQIISELTDEDVEAEQEQWDTLVNAMLDADLIELLAQNLSRLDEESDVDRAGVYYVLSVLENLASQSSHAERLGDDSNLLPWLLARIQKKERPVSQNQQYSAEILAILLQSSSKTRSKFISLEGVDILLQLLSQYRKRDPAKDSDEEEFVENLFDCLICLVDEEFGKEKFLEGEGIELAQIMLKEGKFSKPRALRVLDHALGGLGGRPACERFVEAACLRTVFGMFMKKQENQTIEHLLGIFASLLRLLPGGSAARIRTLAKFMEKDYEKIEKLVKLRRDYASRVLPVEQAIEKERKNFTEEEREVMAVEWLSRRFDAGLFSLQLIDVILAWLVAEDDGAKKKVVSLLADRDEGLSLIQGTLKEQIEGLSDDDPGQKDHKEMLETLLQFL, encoded by the exons ATGACCAGCATAGATGAACTTTTCAAG aaacctACTTCAGCAGCCAGCGCCAAGCGCAAACTAGACGCTACCACAGATCCAA ATGAACTCTACAAGGCCGCTAAATTAGATGTGAATGGCGATGTGAaatcaaagggaaaggagcCAATGGTtgaagacgagaacgatgatgatggtgaagcCGGTCCAGAGCTACCTCCGGACTTCGATGCCGAGGATATCCCagacgatgaggaagggCGCTTTTTCGGAGGCGGCATGGAGCGCCAGACGGCTCAGGCGATGCAGTACATTGATCAGcaggaggaaggggatgttGCG CCCGAGAAATTTGATACCACATGGCTGCGACGATTTGCTCTTAatttcgagaagaagatatcaaagaaTGCCGAATTGCGCGGAAAATATGAGAATGACCCGCAAAA GTTCATGGCCTCGGAAGCCGACCTAGACAGCGAAATTAAGGGATTATCCATTCTCTCAGAACACCCCGAATTATACGCAGAGTTTTCAAAGCTGGGCTGCGTAAGCTCTTTGATCTCTTTGCTCTCGCACGAAAACGCAGATATTGCCATTGATGCGATTCAGATCATCAGTGAGTTGACCGACGAAGACGTTGAAGCAGAGCAAGAACAATGGGACACATTGGTCAATGCAATG TTGGACGCCGACCTCATCGAACTATTAGCCCAGAACTTGTCACGGTTGGACGAAGAGTCTGATGTCGACAGAGCAGGGGTTTACTATGTGCTAA GTGTCCTAGAGAACCTTGCGTCACAGTCATCGCATGCAGAGAGGCTAGGCGATGATTCAAATCTACTTCCTTGGCTGCTGGCTCGcatacagaagaaggaaagaccTGTTAGTCAAAACCAGCAATACTCGGCTGAAATATTAGCCATCCTATTGCAGTCGTCATCCAAGACGCGAAGCAAATTCATTAGCCTTGAGGGAGtcgatatccttcttcaactACTCAGCCAGTACCGTAAGCGCGATCCTGCAAAGGAttcagacgaggaagaattTGTTGAGAACCTGTTCGACTGCTTGATCTGtcttgttgatgaagaattcGGGAAGGAAAAGTTTCTTGAGGGCGAAGGTATTGAACTTGCACAAATCAtgttgaaggaaggaaagTTTAGTAAACCGCGCGCTTTACGAGTCTTGGATCATGCCCTAGGTGGACTGGGAGGCAGGCCCGCGTGCGAAAGATTTGTTGAAGCAGCATGCTTGAGAACAGTGTTTGGAATGTTCATGAAAAAG CAAGAAAACCAAACGATAGAGCATTTACTGGGTATCTTTGCTTCGCTTCTGCGTCTCCTACCTGGAGGTTCAGCAGCCCGTATCCGTACTCTTGCTAAGTTCATGGAAAAAGATTatgagaagattgagaagttAGTCAAGCTGAGGCGCGATTATGCGTCGAGGGTATTGCCTGTTGAACAAGCTATcgagaaagaacgaaagaatTTTACCGAAGAGGAACGCGAGGTGATGGCAGTTGAATGGCTCTCTCGGCGATTTGATGCTGGTCTATTCTCCCTCCAG CTCATTGATGTAATTCTGGCGTGGCTTGTGGCAGAAGATGACGGCGCTAAAAAGAAGGTTGTGTCCCTTCTTGCTGATCGCGACGAAGGCCTTTCTCTTATTCAAGGTACATTGAAAG AACAAATTGAAGGGCTTTCGGACGATGATCCCGGACAGAAAGATCATAAGGAAATGCTTGAGACTCTTCTACAGTTCTTGTAA